Within Lentimicrobiaceae bacterium, the genomic segment CATATCACATTTTTACGAAGATAAGTAAATGTTTTCATAATGATGATTTTTAATGATATAAAATTATAAAAAAAAACAATTGAAATCAAGCATTGCAACGAATAGTTAATTTTTGCTTTCCCAAGCTATTTATCTACTTTTGCTTTATAAAAAAATCAGCCTGATGGACACAAACTCTCAGTTCGACGATATAGTAAAAATGTGCCGTAAAGTATTCATTTCCAAAATGAATGATTACGGATGTTCGTGGAGAATCCTTCGTACACCATCTCTTACCGACCAGATTTATATTAAAGCACAACGTATCCGCAGCATAGAAGAAAAAGGCGAAAATAGGGTTAATGAGGGTATTTTTTCCGAATTTATCGGTATTGCCAACTATTCTATCATGGCGTTGATACAATTGGAAACCGGGGTTGCCGAAGCTCCCGATTTGACTGAAAATGAAGCCTCTACTCTTTTTAATGCTTATTTTGCGAAGGCGAAATCGTTGATGGAGAATAAAAACCACGATTATGGCGAAGCTTGGCGGAATATGCGTATCAGTTCGCTTACCGATATTATTTTGGTGAAGTTGCTAAGAATAAAGCAAATAGAAGATAATATGGGAAAAACTTTTGTTTCGGAAGGAATAGATGCCAACTATTACGATATTATCAACTATTCTGTTTTTGCCCTGATTAAATTTAAGGCGCAGGATTAATTTAATTTATTTTATATTTTTAGAAATATTAAACTACAACA encodes:
- a CDS encoding DUF1599 domain-containing protein — encoded protein: MMDTNSQFDDIVKMCRKVFISKMNDYGCSWRILRTPSLTDQIYIKAQRIRSIEEKGENRVNEGIFSEFIGIANYSIMALIQLETGVAEAPDLTENEASTLFNAYFAKAKSLMENKNHDYGEAWRNMRISSLTDIILVKLLRIKQIEDNMGKTFVSEGIDANYYDIINYSVFALIKFKAQD